A stretch of the Chloroflexota bacterium genome encodes the following:
- a CDS encoding HAD family hydrolase, with the protein MQVAAFFDFDGTLYAGHLWKDMSDYFRERRERTGLIWTYLLAHMALWPLNLMRVLSDERFYGSWARDLTWILRGLSLEEGDALFRFILEWRILPGLRPDVLERLRQHQAQGHIVMLVSGGFRRLLEMLASELSIAHVVGTEAEVRDGRYTGRPTGLAITGRGKVEGIRRLAAREGMDLDWPHSYSYADNRTDIPLLEAVGHPVAVYPDRALAAHAQKSGWEVLGTITRS; encoded by the coding sequence ATGCAAGTTGCGGCGTTCTTTGACTTTGACGGCACCCTGTATGCGGGGCATCTGTGGAAGGACATGTCCGACTACTTCCGCGAGCGCCGCGAGCGCACGGGGCTGATCTGGACCTACCTGCTGGCGCACATGGCCCTGTGGCCGCTGAACCTGATGCGCGTCCTCAGCGACGAACGGTTCTACGGCTCGTGGGCGCGCGACCTGACCTGGATTCTGCGAGGGTTGTCGCTGGAAGAGGGCGACGCGCTCTTCCGCTTCATCCTGGAGTGGCGCATTCTGCCCGGCCTGCGCCCCGACGTGCTGGAGCGCCTGCGCCAGCACCAGGCGCAAGGCCACATCGTGATGCTGGTGTCGGGCGGGTTCCGCCGACTCCTGGAGATGCTGGCGTCGGAGTTGTCCATCGCCCACGTGGTGGGCACGGAGGCCGAGGTGCGCGACGGTAGGTACACCGGCCGCCCCACCGGGCTGGCCATCACCGGCCGGGGCAAGGTGGAGGGCATCCGTCGCCTTGCCGCCCGCGAGGGCATGGACCTGGATTGGCCGCACTCCTACTCCTACGCCGACAATCGCACCGACATCCCGCTGCTGGAAGCGGTCGGGCATCCCGTGGCCGTGTACCCCGACAGGGCGCTGGCGGCTCACGCGCAGAAAAGCGGCTGGGAGGTGTTGGGGACGATCACGCGGTCCTGA
- the tsaA gene encoding tRNA (N6-threonylcarbamoyladenosine(37)-N6)-methyltransferase TrmO, with product MADYTVHPIGRVENGITELDGVVWEDLESRVVLDPEFADGLDGMEGFSHILVVGYLHRQGDLRERRLHVHPQGREDLPLVGVFATRSPKRPNPIAITVVPLLRREGNVLYVRGLDMADGTPVLDIKPYLTRGDRVEDARVAEWLHRLWEANDRERADSRKKGGNPC from the coding sequence ATGGCGGACTACACGGTACATCCCATCGGGCGCGTGGAGAACGGCATTACCGAACTGGACGGCGTGGTCTGGGAGGATTTGGAGTCCAGGGTTGTGCTTGACCCGGAGTTTGCCGACGGCCTGGACGGGATGGAGGGGTTCTCGCACATCCTCGTGGTCGGCTACTTGCACCGCCAGGGGGACCTGCGCGAGCGTCGCCTGCACGTGCACCCGCAAGGGCGCGAAGACTTGCCGCTGGTGGGCGTGTTCGCAACCCGAAGCCCGAAGCGACCCAACCCCATCGCCATCACAGTGGTGCCCCTTCTCCGGCGAGAGGGCAATGTGCTGTACGTCAGGGGTCTGGACATGGCCGACGGCACCCCCGTGCTGGACATCAAGCCATACCTGACCCGAGGGGACCGGGTGGAGGATGCCCGAGTGGCCGAATGGCTGCACCGCCTGTGGGAGGCGAACGATAGGGAACGCGCGGATTCTCGGAAGAAGGGAGGCAACCCATGCTGA
- a CDS encoding GNAT family N-acetyltransferase — MLIRDFEVKDCDRLVEILKANQQYGHPEMDGPEAMKRVAECQAAEFLVAEEDGQVVGMIRGVFDGSRAIIYIASVHPDYQRRGIGRALVRAIAERFKARGAQTLSVVIPGEVGFWAKMHFRQTTRIMTAHPIDSVFEK; from the coding sequence ATGCTGATCCGAGACTTTGAGGTCAAAGACTGCGACCGACTTGTGGAAATCCTCAAGGCGAACCAACAGTACGGGCACCCCGAGATGGACGGCCCCGAAGCGATGAAGCGGGTGGCCGAGTGCCAGGCGGCCGAGTTCCTGGTGGCCGAGGAGGACGGCCAGGTTGTGGGCATGATTCGCGGCGTGTTTGACGGCTCGCGCGCCATCATCTACATCGCCTCGGTGCACCCGGACTATCAGCGGCGGGGCATCGGGCGCGCCCTGGTTCGCGCCATTGCCGAACGATTCAAGGCGCGGGGCGCCCAGACCCTGTCGGTGGTGATTCCGGGCGAGGTGGGGTTCTGGGCCAAGATGCACTTCCGCCAGACGACCCGCATCATGACCGCCCACCCGATAGACTCGGTCTTTGAAAAGTGA